The sequence aaataaaaataaatatcaaaatataagacgaactaaaatagaaatatagATACTAAAAGATATAAATGtgggagggagtatattttttgacAATTTCAACTCAATTTTGATATAAACTTTTTTTTACAATTAACACACTGTTCATTTAATTGATTGCAGGGAAATAATTTCTTGATTTGCCacatttttttgtttctctCTTTCCGCTGCATATTAATACTCCAAGAGCGTCGCTGCATAGTTAGTCTTGCGCTCAACACGTCAGCCAGCGTCGTTGCGGCTTTTCATGGGTGGCGCTTCCGTCGGTTTCCGCCCGACTGGGCTGAACTCTTATGTATTCTACGCCCTTCTCATAATATTGTTGGTTGTGGGCAAGTTTTGTGCCGACGCCTTGCCGCCGCCGTCCAACACTATTGCTTGTTGTAAGCAAGTTTTGTGCCGATGCCGCCCTGTCGCcgtagtttttgtttttttaaaactgCAGAGCAAGCGGCCTCTCTGTATAGGTTATGACtatgtttatttttaattcaaaccTTTTCAATTCCAATTTTGAATGTGTAGTGTACGTGCATGTTAAATTATGTGGACTTACAAGATCATGGAATCTTATAAGAAATtcaaaatgattaaatgaagaATGGATAATTCTTTTTGAACAAAGGGACTcgctacaaaaaaaaattgcgaTTACGGGCGGCAGTTGCAGCTGGTAAATATAGTAATCCTGCCGGAATAATGATCACCGGCGGCGCCTCACCGCTGGTATTTCGCTCATCGGTGACACGTATACCGGCggcaaaagacggccgccggccCCTCTATagtatatttatcatttttaggATTCTAAAAAGAGTTTCAAATAtacatcaaatatattttttggaaAAGCAAtgcaattaataaatattttttatagtattttaatatctaataaattaatatattcttctaaatatataatataaaatttacacAATCACCcttaaaattaattgaaaaaaccTTTTCGGGTGCATTGCCTTCTTCTTATTTGCAactattttaataaaatctgTCCAAGTTGATGAGAGCAAGAACATCTATTTCGTCATCCATATCCCAGTTGTGGGACTGCACCTCAGTTTTGATTTTGGAAAAAGACTACCAAAATTGAATGTATATAGACGGTGGCTTGCTGGTGGTGGTCGGGGCAGCATGTTTGTAGTTTAATTTCTTCGAATTTTAGATACAGAAATTAAAGAAACTGATGTTGAAAGACTCGAACGGAAAGAATGGAGAAAAGAAGAATTTGAGTGCAATTTATGCTTCAAGTAGTCGTATTCAAACACATGGTTTGTTTTTCATACTTGGCTTTACAAGGAATCATTTTAATTTATCTTGTCATAGCCTAATTCCTTGTGTAGATTATGATagctaggggtgtaatcgaaccgagccgaaccggATAGTgatgtgctcaagtttggtttgtttagtatcgaatcgaatcccgaactttacttatcGAATACTTTAAattgaggctcacgagcctatacgaactttctaaacttatatttatattcaaaatattgattattttattttaaaaataaattattttattcaaaataataaatatattaattattttcttataacaaataaagttaataaaagatttaatacaattattattaattttagtggataaatctaagttgtatctactaataatttatatttttcaaactgaatcacttgacgaacatgttcacgagctaacgagccgaatactactaagctcaagtttggtttgtttatttatcgagcttctctaaacgaacttgaacgagcttttttcgagccaaGCTCTGAATAGTTCTCCATTATTCTTCCAACTTTATTGATGGTAGTTTAGGCACTAGCTTTCACCGAAAACCAAAGAAAACTACACTAGAAAATTTCGGAAATGATGTGAAACTAGATTGTTCAGTCATCATAGCACAAAAGCACAAAGCATAAAGACGAAAATGTTAGAGAATGATGAAATCTAAAGAATGTTGAAACTCTTTTGCAAAACTTGAAACACTTCACATGCATTGAATCAAAATTGCTGATACGAAAAGATAAAACTTGCGTCATAAGCGTAGCTACCAGCTCGATCACTCGGTATCACACGCAGGACCCACGATTAGATTGAATGGCACCTCAAATTTGCCTTTTGGTTCTCCCTTCTTTGCTTCTTCGATTTTCTTGGCAGACTGAACTGCAGAGAAGCGAACGCGTTCTATTTCCAATTTCTCAAGATGTGTTCCCAAACACTCTGGAATTTCTTTGAGGTTTTCACAGTTCTTAACCACAAGAATCCTGAGCTTAGGAAAGGAGTCGGTTGAGGCCTCCCAGAGAACTAGATCTGTGTAGAAAATGAGCAAGAGTTGGAGATTAGGAAAGCTGTCAAGACCAAGATTCCACAGCAGTCCAACGAATGCGTTGTCTTTCAACTTTAGGGCCTCGAGGCTTTTGATCATTGCCAAAGCGGACATGTGCTGCCAACCCAGGAATGTATTAGTTAATGTCAGCCTCTTGAGATATGGCGGGAAACGATTCTGTGGAAGGAGACTGTGCAGCTTATCTTCAGATGTCTGCTCATAAGCTACACTATTCACCAACTTCAACTTTTCTAGATGATGTAGATTTTCTAGGAACTTATTTTCAAAAACAGTGGCCACTTTGCCAGAAATCCCCAAGGTCTTGAGATTTTTAAGCTTTTTGGAGACGGCCTCCGTGCAAGATTCGGGTGACAACCTATTCAACGTATGAAGGTTCTGCCCTGCATCACCACTCCATTTACTGTCTAGGACAATGGCTGCTCTTGTCTCTAGATACCTCAACCGCACCATATTCCAGATATTTGCTTTCATTGTAATCGAACGAGTTTTGGTCTCGACTACAAAGGATTGTAGGTTCCGTAGCTGGGTGATTGGTTCCGGAATAATTTTCAGAGTTTCAATATATAGGGTGAGGTACCTGAGATGAATTAGTTTGGTAATCTTTGCTGGAAATTGGTTGAATATGATGCACCTGGACTCCAGAATCCTAAGCTTTTTGAAGCCGTCTGGTATAACTGTAACGTATTGTGGCTCCAACTTGACAGGCCGCTCGTAGAAACACAAAAACGAACGAATGTGTGGTCCACATGGGTTTTCCTCGAGGAACTTAGACAGACCAGAGCGGAAACAAAGACGATGAGAGTCTTTTATCTCAGAAACTGGAGCTTCAAGTGCGCCTGTCTTGGATGTTTTAATCTCGTGACATAAATTCTCGTCCTTGGATATCTTTATGCAGAATGCACGTACCATATCATGAACCCGGCACGTTTTAACTTTGCCCATGTGATTTCTTTTCTCGGCCTTTAACAAGTTCCTGCAAATGAGATCATTCATATTATCTTCAGCGCTTTCCTCCAAGCTTCTTCCATTTCTGGGAAGTACAAATCCTTCTGAGATCCACAGCCCGCACAACATCTTAGCTGGAATCTCATAGTCTTCTGGAAATACAGCCAAGAAAACAAAACATTCTCTCAAGTCATCAGGCAACCTTTGGTAGCTCAACTCTACAACTTCTCTTATGCGCTGCGACATCGTCTCCCATTCACTCGCAGCTGTAGATCGAACGGTGCGCAATTCTGGCGGGCAGTCTTCCAAACCAAACACTTCATATTGTAGGAACTTCAGATTGTCGGGAGCTTTGTAAACCCTAGATTTCTCTGCTACGTCTGTTTCTCGGGTGGTGATGAGGACTTTACCCTCCGCATTGTCTACTGGCAGCACCTCCTTGATCTGGTTCCATGCAACTACACTCCACACGTCATCCAAGACTAACAAgaatttctctttttttaaaCATGCACGAACTGTTTGAGCCAAGTCGTTCAAGTTGAGGCTGGACGTGTCTCGGCTGGGGAAGAATTTTTTCAGGATTTGGAGGAACACATCCCTGCTGTCGAACACTTGAGAGATGTTAACCCAAATACGAATGGGGAAATGATAACCGATTTCATTGCTCTGATAAATCTTCCGTGCCAATGTAGTCTTCCCCAGTCCAGGCATGCCCACGATGGAGATAACGTCGAGCTTATCTGTTTTTTCCTTCAGATAGCCAGTAATGGTATCTTCCTCCTTGTCAAATCCTACTACTTTGTTTTGCCTGATTGGTGTATCCTGTGTGAATGTTACAAAAAGTAAGCATAGGCGACAACACCAATTTAATATTGAAACAAACAAGGGATAAGCTGTATCATGCAAGCCGGATCCTCGGTGATAAGATTTTGTGCATGTATAGAATATAATTTATGATTCTCGAGCAAAATTTATAGATGTTTTAAGTTTTCTTGATGTGTGGTTATTGAATAAAAGTAGATCGATGTTCACAATGATGTACTTAATAGAAAGGGTTCATGGTAAAACATAttcattttgaaaaaatatagcACCATActaaaaacatataaaatatacaaCATTTTATATGAATTGACAAGCATGCCCTTAATGCTCAAACAACGGAATTGCTGATTTATGGAGAATACTGTTCATGACTTGTGTATATAATCTAACCATTTATAACATCTATCTATTCGTATTTTAACCATGGTACCTAAATGTATAGATAATCATACTGCATAAAAATTTCTTGCGATTGAGGCATACCATGTTGGAAattcatatgaataattaaCATTACTTTTTGTCGAACaaacgatcacctacccaccgtgggcatgcataataTACCCACCATGAtttaaaattgccacatcagtggtgggcacgttatgtttgcccacggtgggtaggtgatcagTTCTGTTCCAAAGAATAGGGTAAAACTTGCCATATTTCAGAATTAATAGTATGAGAATGCGTATTTACCCGGCCTTTTGAATCGGCCAATGAATCCTGGACGACTCCAGATTTGAAATCAAGTGTAGCAAACTTATCAAGCAATGGTTTGATTCTGTCTTCTCTAATAGATTTCACCTCCTTGTCGAGTCTGACATTCTTGTGGATGGATTTGTTGGTGATAGCGTTGATCGAGCATGTGTCTATGGTGTCCTCCACCATGTAAACCGCATCCCTCATCTGCCTCTCCAGTAAAATCAACGGATCTTCCTTTTGCTTCTTCTCCGCCATCTGCTTGAGGAAACCCTTGAGTAAAGCCAGGTCGCTCTTCAACTGCTTCAACGCGTCCTTCACTTGCTCCAACAAGAATTCCACTGCAGCCTCCGCCATCTCAAAAACTTTTAAATACAAAAACTTTTAAACTAATTTTGTTAATCTCCTTCAATAGCAAGACTTTCCTCCTTTTATTACTAGATAGAGTCATATTGATATAGGTTGTCTAAACatcaataattaatattttaccttttttaactaaatattttttattcatttaattaatatttaccttttttttactcaatgtataattttttttgtccaAGTAAGGAAAATCATCTTCATGATTTCGGCAGATTTGTTACCTTAGTGAACGCGAACACCTTCAATTCACGGCTTCAAATTTCCATTCTCACAAGCTCTTGTTATAGCAACAGATTTATACTTATATTTTGTGGTTGGAATCAATAATTTGTTGCCTTTCGTTTACTCAAAGTAATTTGACGGCAAAAAAATTTCCATTCATGACAAAAGCCAACTCTATATAAAGAGTAAGCAAGAATCGCATAAAGTTTCAtcttggttttttttttatttggtggTATTGGCTGGTGAGCTTCTTCACACTTCATGATGGCTAGAAACCAGTTTTTAAGTTGTGCATATTACTTGCTCGACGAATTGCTTGAGAGAATTTCTCTTTATCTTTAATCTTGCtctcttcgattttttttttgttcctgATTAAAATTCTTATTTATGATTGCAGTGGAATAATTGATTGAACATATTTGTTAGTAATGGAGTTGCTGAGAGTAGTAATCGCAGTTGTCATAATTGTGTCATCGCAACTCCACCACGCATGCGGCGCCTGGTGGTCTTCCTCCGACAAAGCAGAGAATTTGACAGCAACTTATTTGGATAATCAGAAGCTGATTCTCAATGCGCAGACGGCCGCCATTGAAGGCCTTCGTCTGCTCACAGCCTCTCAATCACACGCACTCGAAGAAAGCAGGTATATTTGAAAGGGAAAATTGCCTTGCATGCAacctttgaaatttgaaataaaatacacaccaagttttaatttttccccaatttaaaaatccCCCTAAATTTAAAACATTGGAGTTCAATATGAAAACAAAATTTTCTCTCGCAATCAAACATTAATTcacgaaaaaaaatattaattttactcACAAacttttaaatttgaaataaaatacactaaattttaaactattataatatattttcattttattttgaattaagtTTTGATTGCGAGCGAAGctttattttaatattgaattgttGAATTGCAGAGTTCATTAAATGCATTATATCTACGAGTTATGAGCTTCCCGTGTTAGGTTGTAGTAGCAactttttaaaaagaaaaaaattgtggaAATTTTAAATCAGAGGAAAAATCGGGAAAAAGTTAAAACTTGGTgcattttatttcaaatttcaaaagtcgtatgcaaaatcaaaattcgTCCAAACTTTTTGTAATTTACGGCAATTTTCCCTCTTTCAAATTACGTAAACAGACATAGAGATAGAGATAGACTTGGTGTATTGAGTGTAGTGTACTTGCAGGGGGTGCTTTGCAGGAGTTGTCCGAATTCCTGAAGAGGCAGCAAGAGGAGCTGCTCAACCGTCATTGCAGAGAACTCAAAGAAAATACTAGCAACTCAGGTAattacatcattaattctttCTGTTGTGGAATTGCTTAGGAAGAAAATCAACGCATCAAGAATAGAAAAGAAACGAATACAAGCAAGacttacgtggttcggatttttcaatcctatATCCACGGAGAAGAAACGAAACAATTTCACTATCAACACTCAAGATTGTTTACAGATTACAAATTGAGAACTCTCAAGCTAGATGAAGTGTATAGCTATCAAATCTATCAAGATTACTATAATTCCTCACTTTCTAACTATGCTATTCTGTAATGAAAATCTAGAGCAACAACAACTCAAGAAAACTAGGTAAACTAAGCTTATAAAGGAGATGATATGCAGCTGGAAGAGAGCTGAGAAACCGTTCCTCTCAAACTGCAGAATAGATCCGTTAGATCTGTTTTAACCAATCTTACCAGCTTGTTTTAGAAGACTCCCTTAACTCTTACTTATTTGCTAACTAACCCCTGAGCTATAAACTAATTGCATATAGATACTATACTCACAATTCTCCACCTTATCTGTATGCAGTTAGAGCACACTAACTCACCTTCATGTACCTGCACAAATTACACAAGCAACTTGCTCTCCTCAAGAGAGCTCATACCAATCAAAGAACAACACTTTTGGAACTTAACAGTTGGTAAAGCTTTAGTATAAGCATATCTGAAGCATTATCATCAGTTGAAACTTTCTCTATCACAACTTCACCTTTTTCAACTAAATTCCTAACAAAATGAAATCTAacatctactccctccgtcccattattcatggcacactttcctttttgggctgtcccattattcatggcacgtttcctttttgggaaaaAATAAGGGGTGGATTAAGCATTAAAATACTCCCTAATTACCCTTAAATAAATCATACTCCACCGCCTatctctattctctctctctctctctctctctctctctctctctctctctctctctctctctctctctctctctctctctcctccccccTACCAGTTGCCGCTtgcctcccttctctcttcaaACACCACCGCCCGTCGtctccaccgccaccaccgccctcgCGCCCCCCACCACCCGGTCGCACCCGCGTCGCCGAAGGAGGGCGGCACCGCCGCCAAGAAGAAGAGGCGCGCCGTTCATCTTCTCCTTCATCCCGCGTCGTCCTTCCACGTCATCAACGTCCGCCGTTCATCTTCTCGTTTCTCCAGCGCGCCGCCCTCCTCTAGGCTCCGATTTGTGGAGTTGTGGATTCGAGAGGAGGCCGTGGATTTGGGAATATAGGGCTCCGATTTGGGGATTTAATTTCGAAACTTGTTTGGAATTAATTTTGATCTGGtttctgaaaattttgtttGGTTTCTAAAAAATTTGTTTGGTTTCTTCGATTTCTTCGATTTGGTTTCtgcaatttcttcaattttgggaagaattttaatttttgtttggtttctgccatggagagagggagagtgaggaCGGGGGGGACGAAGAGGAGCCGACGAGGTGGCgctcgccggcgccggcgccggcgccacCGTGTACTGGTgaggcagagagagagggagtgtgtgtgactgtgtgtgtgttttaattaaaataacactacacatctaattcccttaattctactcttcttaatctccgtgccgaacagTAAAATCCTACtataaatgggacggagggagtatatgtttagACCTCGCATGAAAAGATTGATGTTTAACAAGGTGAATAGCACTTTGGTTATCACAAAGAATAGAGACTACGTGTTGATTAATACCTAACTCAGATAGCATACCTCTCAGCCATATGCCTTCTTTCACTGCTTCTGTGACAGCCATAAATTCGGCTTCTGTAGTGGAAAGAGCTACCACAGATTGTAGTGTAGATTTCCAACTCACTGCTGTTCCATAAAGTGTAAATACATAtccagattgggacttccttgtaTCTATACTTCCTGCATAATTAGAATCAGTAAAGCCAACTAGAGCTTGATTTAAATCAGTAGCTCCACCTTGAAATACAATTCCTTTATTCATAGTAGCTTTATGGCATCTTAAAACTCCTTTTAATGCAAGCCAATGTGGTtttcctggatttgccataaaTCTACTTACAAGACTAACAACATGAGCCAAATCAGGCCGAGTACAAAGCATAGAATACATAATGCTTCCTACCACATTTGCATAAAGAATAACACTCATGTCTTTAAGCTCTTCACTAGTAACAGGACACTGACTACTAGACAGTTTAACATGTTGAGCTATAGGGACCTGAGCAACTTTTGCTTCattcatattgaattttaacaaTACTTTCTTCAAGTAATCAGTTTGAACAAGCATAAGTTTCATATTTTTCCTATCTCTCTTGATATTCATACCAAGAATTCTTCTAGCAACCCCTAGATCTTTCA comes from Salvia miltiorrhiza cultivar Shanhuang (shh) chromosome 3, IMPLAD_Smil_shh, whole genome shotgun sequence and encodes:
- the LOC131017532 gene encoding putative late blight resistance protein homolog R1B-16, which encodes MAEKKQKEDPLILLERQMRDAVYMVEDTIDTCSINAITNKSIHKNVRLDKEVKSIREDRIKPLLDKFATLDFKSGVVQDSLADSKGRDTPIRQNKVVGFDKEEDTITGYLKEKTDKLDVISIVGMPGLGKTTLARKIYQSNEIGYHFPIRIWVNISQVFDSRDVFLQILKKFFPSRDTSSLNLNDLAQTVRACLKKEKFLLVLDDVWSVVAWNQIKEVLPVDNAEGKVLITTRETDVAEKSRVYKAPDNLKFLQYEVFGLEDCPPELRTVRSTAASEWETMSQRIREVVELSYQRLPDDLRECFVFLAVFPEDYEIPAKMLCGLWISEGFVLPRNGRSLEESAEDNMNDLICRNLLKAEKRNHMGKVKTCRVHDMVRAFCIKISKDENLCHEIKTSKTGALEAPVSEIKDSHRLCFRSGLSKFLEENPCGPHIRSFLCFYERPVKLEPQYVTVIPDGFKKLRILESRCIIFNQFPAKITKLIHLRYLTLYIETLKIIPEPITQLRNLQSFVVETKTRSITMKANIWNMVRLRYLETRAAIVLDSKWSGDAGQNLHTLNRLSPESCTEAVSKKLKNLKTLGISGKVATVFENKFLENLHHLEKLKLVNSVAYEQTSEDKLHSLLPQNRFPPYLKRLTLTNTFLGWQHMSALAMIKSLEALKLKDNAFVGLLWNLGLDSFPNLQLLLIFYTDLVLWEASTDSFPKLRILVVKNCENLKEIPECLGTHLEKLEIERVRFSAVQSAKKIEEAKKGEPKGKFEVPFNLIVGPACDTE